The nucleotide window TTGTTACCTATCCTGCAACTTGGAGTGGTGTAACAACTATTACAGCTACTGCAACTGGATGTAATGGCCCAGTTTTTGAAAATCATGTTGTTACTGTTAATGCATTGCCTGTGGCAACAGCTACTTCAACTGGAATAATGTGTCATGGTGAGTCAGCTTCAGTATCGGTTTCTGGTTCAGGTGGAACAGCTCCATATTCAGGAATTGGCTTATTTACAGAAACTGTTGGAACATACAATTATACTATTACTGATGCAAGTGGATGTATAGCTTCTGCAAGCATTACATTAACTGAACCAGCAACATTGGTTGCCAGTTCTGTTAATACTCCAATATTATGTAATGGTGGTACCTCTATTGTAACAGTTACCGAAACAGGCGGAACTTCTCCATTTATTGGTGATGGAACATTTACTCAGACAGCAGGTGCTTATAGTTACACAGTTACAGATGCTCACGGGTGTATGTCAATAACAAATATTACAATTTCTCAACCAACAGCAATTTCAACATCTGTTTCTACAACATTTGCAGGTTGTGGATTATCTGATGGCACAGGAACTGTAACTGCTTCAGGAGGTACTGGTGCTTTAACTTATTTGTGGTCACCTCTTGGTGGAACAGGTTCCACTTCATCAGGTATTCCTGCAGGAAGTTATTCTGTTGTTACTACTGATGCAAATGGTTGTTTTGTAACTGATAATGTAAATATTTCAAATAGTGGTGCTCCTATTGTTAGTAATACTTTTATTGATGTTATGTGCCATGGTTTAAATATGGGTTCTATTGATCTTACTGTGAGCGGTGGAACAGGTGCTTATACTTATAATTGGAATAGTGGAGCATATAATTCTGAAGATTTGAATAACGTTCCAGCCGGAATATATTCATACGATGTCTCAGATGCTGCAAATTGTCATACTACAGGCGCAATAACAATTAGTGAACCAGATACTTTGATTGCAAATTCAACTGCGTCAATTATTTTATGTCATGGTGGTACAACAAATGTTAATGTTACTGGAAATGGTGGTACTGGTTTATTAATTGGTACTGGAATTTTTACAGTTTCTGCAGGTACTTACTCATATACAGTTACAGATGCAAATGGTTGTACTGCAGTTACAAGTATTACAGTTACTGAACCTGATACTTTAGTAGCAAGTTCAACTTCAACTGCTATACTCTGCCATGGTGGTACTTCAGATATAACTGTTACTTCAACTGGAGGAACAGGAATAGTATCTGGAACAGGAGTGTTTACTGTTTCTGCAGGTACTTATAATTATACGGTAATAGATGAAAATGGCTGTACAAATATGACCAGTATAACCGTAAATGATCCGGATACTTTAATTGCTAGTTCTACAGCAACCAGTATTTTATGTAATGGTGGAACTGCGGATATTACTGTTTCTGCTATTGGTGGAACTGGAGTTTATACTGGCACAGGAATATATACTGTTACTGCTGGAACATATTCTTATACAGTTACAGATGCAAATAATTGTTCGTCAATTACTACTATTACAGTAACTGAACCTTCTTTAATTACATCTTCAGTTACAACAACACTTGCTGGTTGTGGACTTTCTGATGGGACTGCAACTGTAAGTGTTTCAGGTGGTACAGGTGCTTATTCGTATCTTTGGTCACCAATTGGTGGAACATCTGCAACTGCAATTAATTTACCTTCTGGAAATTATACAGTTGAAATACAGGATGCCAACGGATGTACTTTGATAGATAATGCAAATATCTCAAATAGTGGAGCGCCTATATCAACTACGACTCAGGTAAATATTTTATGTAATGGGTTAAATACAGGTTCAATTGATTTAACTGTAACTGGTGGTACAGGTGTTTATACATATAATTGGAATAATGGTGCGTATTCAACAGAAGATTTGTCAAATCTTTTAGCAGGAACTTATTCATATAATGTTACTGATGCTGCAAATTGCCAATCTACCGGATCTGTAACAATAACTGAACCTGCAATATTAAACTCAGTTATGCTCGAGCCAACATCTCCTAAATGTAGTTATAGCAGCGATGGGCAGGCTGTGGTAGTTGTTACAGGAGGTGTTATTCCATATGGTTTCTTGTGGAGTGATGTTTTAGCAACATCAAATGATACAATTTCTACTTTAGCAGGAAATTCCGATTATTATGTAACTATAACTGATGCAAATGGATGTTCAGTTATAGATACTGTTCATATTTCAGCTCCAACACCTGTGATAATTACTCCAAATATTTTAAATGCTCTATGTGGAGCTAGTAATGGATCAGTAAATGTAATAGCTTCAGGAGGTACATCTCCATATAATTACTTGTGGGATGATCCAACTAATTCAACAAATGATACAATTAATAATTTGTCAGCAGGAAATTACACTGTAACTGTATTTGATGCAAGTGCATGTACTTCCGTATTTACAGCGGTTGTAAGTAATGTACTGGGTGGAATTGTGAGTATTACTCAACTTTCAAATGTCTTATGTTATGGTGATACAACAGGGTCTATTACTGTTTCTATGCTTGGTGGAAATGCACCTTACACCTATCAATGGGATATTCCTGGACAAACTTCTTCGAGTGTTAGTAATCTTTCGGCGGGTTATTATCATGTTACTGTGTCTGA belongs to Bacteroidia bacterium and includes:
- a CDS encoding gliding motility-associated C-terminal domain-containing protein, translating into THVVTITPTVTINAFSPATSTRCQGAGTVTTTTTANNSMGITYSLDGASITGGVTIVAGTGAVTYPAGWSGITTITASAAGCNGPATTTHVVTITPTVTINAFSPATSTRCQGAGTVTYTTTASNSTGITYSIDGASSGAGNTIVAATGAVTYVAGWSGTTTITASAAGCNGPATTTHVVTITPSVFLNAFSPATSSRCQGAGNVTYTTTAINSTGMTYSLDATSITGGVTIIAATGVVTYPATWSGVTTITATATGCNGPVFENHVVTVNALPVATATSTGIMCHGESASVSVSGSGGTAPYSGIGLFTETVGTYNYTITDASGCIASASITLTEPATLVASSVNTPILCNGGTSIVTVTETGGTSPFIGDGTFTQTAGAYSYTVTDAHGCMSITNITISQPTAISTSVSTTFAGCGLSDGTGTVTASGGTGALTYLWSPLGGTGSTSSGIPAGSYSVVTTDANGCFVTDNVNISNSGAPIVSNTFIDVMCHGLNMGSIDLTVSGGTGAYTYNWNSGAYNSEDLNNVPAGIYSYDVSDAANCHTTGAITISEPDTLIANSTASIILCHGGTTNVNVTGNGGTGLLIGTGIFTVSAGTYSYTVTDANGCTAVTSITVTEPDTLVASSTSTAILCHGGTSDITVTSTGGTGIVSGTGVFTVSAGTYNYTVIDENGCTNMTSITVNDPDTLIASSTATSILCNGGTADITVSAIGGTGVYTGTGIYTVTAGTYSYTVTDANNCSSITTITVTEPSLITSSVTTTLAGCGLSDGTATVSVSGGTGAYSYLWSPIGGTSATAINLPSGNYTVEIQDANGCTLIDNANISNSGAPISTTTQVNILCNGLNTGSIDLTVTGGTGVYTYNWNNGAYSTEDLSNLLAGTYSYNVTDAANCQSTGSVTITEPAILNSVMLEPTSPKCSYSSDGQAVVVVTGGVIPYGFLWSDVLATSNDTISTLAGNSDYYVTITDANGCSVIDTVHISAPTPVIITPNILNALCGASNGSVNVIASGGTSPYNYLWDDPTNSTNDTINNLSAGNYTVTVFDASACTSVFTAVVSNVLGGIVSITQLSNVLCYGDTTGSITVSMLGGNAPYTYQWDIPGQTSSSVSNLSAGYYHVTVSDVNSCIADTTIQVAQPANALIANVSSLNVSCFGGSNGALTTSTSGGTPPYSYLWDNTAVLSSLTNLSASTHMVTITDVNGCLIIASGTVSEPIVLSAITIPTNPTCGNGNDGSALVTVTGGTIPYSFAWSNNDYDSLANGLSDGSYMVTVSDAHYCSVIATAQLYNPLPMVINSINGLDASNLGYVNVTVTGGQLPYSYLWSTGSTLPNISNLPTGEYIITVTDANLCVITDTFAIDIPLLIPSVITPNDDGKNDDLEIIGIAGYQDVSIEVFNRWGDVLFSFSGTGMEYTDASKRWNGKYNGKDLPMGGYVYIVKIGEDKDPVTGVVSIVR